CATCCTGAGGCTTCGTTTTTCGAAGCCGTGAGGATCTCATCCTTTAATTATTTTTTATATTTTAACTATTCTAAATCATGAGATTGCCACGTCGTCCAACCAAAGAACGGTTGGTCTCCTCGCAATGACGGATTTAGATAGGAATTTTCATCCTCACCTGGTGCTGCAAAGCAACATAAATGTCTATTCCGACTAGGTACCTCAAAGTGATTTCATCTTTACTCTGAATTCTTTTACAAATAATGATAATATTATGAATTATGAAGAAACATCTTCTCTTTGTTTTAGAACCTATATCAATACTTTTCTTGGTATTTTTTCTGCTGTTCTTCTCTATTTCAGCACAAAGTATGGTTCAAAACCAAGAATGGCTTTTCAATCACCTTTCCAAAAATCAAAACTTAACAAAATACACCTACCAAGTTGTCGCTTTGTATCCCCATGACTCCCGGGCATTTACCCAAGGCTTAATATTTCATGAAGGCTTTTTATACGAAAGTACCGGATTGTACGGCGAATCAAGCTTAAGAAAAATTGACCTGAGGACTGGAAAGGTTTTATTGGAAAACAAGATCGATGAGATTCATTTTGCTGAAGGCCTTACTCTTTTTAATAACCTTCTTATCCAACTCACCTGGAAATCTCACCTGGGCTTTTTATATGAAGTTGACACCTTTGAGTACATCGGTTCTTTTGAATTTCCTTACGAGGGCTGGGGAATTACCCATGATAACCAAAATTTAATAATCAGTGATGGATCAGACACTCTTCATTTTTTAGACCCAAAAAACTTTTTGGTAACCAAGGAAATTCAAGTCCATTTAAATGGGCTTATGATTAACCAACTGAACGAATTAGAATTTATCAATGGAAAAATTTACTCCAATGTTTGGCATACTAACCTTATTCTCATCATTAACCCAGATGATGGAGAAGTCATTGGATGGATCAATTTAACCGGGTTAGAAAAACAAAGCGATCTATCGAAAAATGTACTCAATGGAATAGCTTTTGATCAAACCAACAATCATTTATTTATTACTGGGAAAAATTGGCCCCATCTCTATGAAATACTGTTAATCGAAGAAAGATAGCTTTGGGGTGATTATTTAGTTAATATCCCGATAAATATAAAACCAGATAGGCCGCAAAAATTGAAATAACCACGGTGAGAATAATTTCTCTTCTAAACCAGGAAAAAAGAATTGCCGCAATAATTCCCACGATGGCCGCCCAAGGAAAACCAGGAATTGCCATAACTGCTCCGGGAAGAATCAGAGTTCCTAATGCTGCGTAGGGGATAAATCTGAGAAATTTTTTAACGAAGCCAGGTAGGTTCCATTTTGATATAGTCACAAAAGGAAGATAACGAGGGAAAAAGGTGACTACCATCATACCTACAATCAATAATATAACGTTCATTGAACCTCCTCCTCATCTTTACCCATTAGCAGGGCTCCTAAAATAGCCGCACTGAATATGGCAATAATAATATTCCAACCAGGGGAAAAAACTTTTAACCAGGTGAGGAATGAATGAGTCAATCCACCAATACCGGCAGTTATGGCAGCTGGATAGAATTTTTTCACTTCAGGAATAAGCAAAGCTATAAAGAGCGCATAAAGAGTAATTCCCATACTGGCTTGTATGATGGGTGGAATGATTGCTCCGAATAAATATCCAATGACTGTTCCCCCAACCCAACTCGCGTAGGCAGAATACTGTAAGCCGAGAATAAAATGTTTTCCCTGATTTTGTTTTTGAGTTGAAAAATAAGCAAATGATTCATCGGTTATACCAAAACTAATAAAGGGGAGCCAATGATGTTCATGGGTTGGGAAAAGGGTTGATAGATAGGAACTCATTAAAAAATGCCGAAAATTCATAATAAAAGTAATGGCTATGATCTGGAGGTGAGCTACCCCCAGAGACATTAATTGTAAAGCCATGAATTGACTGGCACCAGCAAATACCAGCGCAGAAAAAAGAAATGATTCCAATAAGGTTAAACCGGTGGCTTTTGCTAATAATCCAAAAGTTATCGCAACCGGTATGTATCCGATAAAAATAGGAATTGATGCCAAAATGCCTTTATGCAACTCATTGGAATGTTCAGTTTTTATTGGATAAATGTTGTTTGCCATCATGGGCATGAGTATAATGGGAATCAATATTAAATATCAAGAGATGTGAGGTTGATACTATGGTTATTTTATTTACAATTCTTGTTGCTTTAGTATTTTACTTCTTAAAAACCTCAATCTGCGAAGCTCATTGCGATACCATGGATGGTCCGGTAGTACAAGCAGCTCAAAAAGCTTTGGAAACGAAAAACATCAATCTAATTTTAATATGGATTCCACCTGAAAATGAAACAGAAATACAAGATATTTTTCAAAAAACGCTAAATATTCGTGAACTGAGTCCTGAAGTTCGTGAATTAGCCGATCGTCTTTTTTTTGAAACGTTGGTTCGTCTTCACCGTGCCGGTGAAGGAGCCCCGTTTACTGGTCTTAAGCCTGCTGGTTCCAAAT
The Candidatus Atribacteria bacterium ADurb.Bin276 genome window above contains:
- a CDS encoding Glutamine cyclotransferase, whose translation is MKKHLLFVLEPISILFLVFFLLFFSISAQSMVQNQEWLFNHLSKNQNLTKYTYQVVALYPHDSRAFTQGLIFHEGFLYESTGLYGESSLRKIDLRTGKVLLENKIDEIHFAEGLTLFNNLLIQLTWKSHLGFLYEVDTFEYIGSFEFPYEGWGITHDNQNLIISDGSDTLHFLDPKNFLVTKEIQVHLNGLMINQLNELEFINGKIYSNVWHTNLILIINPDDGEVIGWINLTGLEKQSDLSKNVLNGIAFDQTNNHLFITGKNWPHLYEILLIEER
- the ygaZ gene encoding Inner membrane protein YgaZ, with the translated sequence MPMMANNIYPIKTEHSNELHKGILASIPIFIGYIPVAITFGLLAKATGLTLLESFLFSALVFAGASQFMALQLMSLGVAHLQIIAITFIMNFRHFLMSSYLSTLFPTHEHHWLPFISFGITDESFAYFSTQKQNQGKHFILGLQYSAYASWVGGTVIGYLFGAIIPPIIQASMGITLYALFIALLIPEVKKFYPAAITAGIGGLTHSFLTWLKVFSPGWNIIIAIFSAAILGALLMGKDEEEVQ
- a CDS encoding Branched-chain amino acid transport protein (AzlD), with the translated sequence MNVILLIVGMMVVTFFPRYLPFVTISKWNLPGFVKKFLRFIPYAALGTLILPGAVMAIPGFPWAAIVGIIAAILFSWFRREIILTVVISIFAAYLVLYLSGY